From one Lolium rigidum isolate FL_2022 chromosome 4, APGP_CSIRO_Lrig_0.1, whole genome shotgun sequence genomic stretch:
- the LOC124649893 gene encoding gibberellin 2-beta-dioxygenase 3-like — MVVLAKPAALEQISLLRTPEPWETFLGVPAVDLSGPDAAEDVVRACEQFGFFSVVNHGVPAGVVDRLEAEAVRFFGSSQAVKDASAPAGADPFGYGSKRIGRNGDMGWLEYLLLAIDRDALSEKASRAATSTALRDAINEYVVTMRGLARTVLEMVADGLGVSPRGALADMVTGDASDQVFRLNHYPPCPLLQGLPPSCSVTGFGEHTDPQLVSILHSNGTAGLQVALHDGRWVSVPPNRDAFFVNVGDSLQVLTNGRLKSVRHRVVAGSGLKSRVSMIYFGGPPLAQRIAPLPQLLAGLPLYREFTWGEYKKAAYRSRLGDNRLAPFEEPPVAAGHHHWS, encoded by the exons ATGGTGGTGCTCGCGAAGCCGGCAGCGCTCGAGCAGATCTCGCTGCTGAGGACGCCGGAGCCGTGGGAGACTTTCTTGGGAGTCCCGGCCGTGGACCTGTCCGGGCCCGACGCGGCCGAGGACGTGGTGCGAGCCTGCGAGCAGTTCGGGTTCTTCAGCGTGGTGAACCACGGCGTGCCGGCTGGCGTTGTCGACCGGCTGGAGGCGGAGGCCGTCCGGTTCTTCGGGTCGTCGCAGGCGGTCAAGGACGCGTCGGCCCCCGCCGGCGCCGACCCGTTCGGGTACGGCAGCAAGCGCATCGGTCGCAATGGCGACATGGGGTGGCTCGAGTACCTCCTCCTCGCCATCGACCGTGACGCGCTCTCTGAAAAGGCCTCCCGTGCAGCCACGTCGACCGCGCTGAGAGACGCCATTAACGAGTACGTGGTCACGATGCGCGGGCTGGCGAGGACGGTGCTGGAGATGGTTGCCGATGGGCTGGGCGTGTCACCGCGGGGCGCGCTGGCGGACATGGTGACgggggacgcgagcgaccaggtgTTCCGGCTGAACCACTACCCGCCCTGCCCGCTGCTGCAGGGCCTCCCGCCCAGCTGCAGCGTCACGGGGTTCGGCGAGCACACCGACCCACAGCTCGTCTCCATCCTGCACTCCAACGGCACCGCCGGGCTCCAGGTGGCGCTCCACGACGGGCGGTGGGTGTCCGTCCCGCCCAACCGCGACGCCTTCTTCGTCAACGTCGGCGACTCCCTCCAG GTGCTAACGAATGGGAGGCTGAAGAGTGTCCGGCACCGGGTGGTGGCCGGCAGCGGGCTCAAGTCGCGGGTGTCGATGATCTACTTCGGCGGGCCACCGCTGGCGCAGAGGATTGCACCGCTGCCGCAGCTGCTGGCGGGGCTGCCGCTCTACAGGGAATTCACGTGGGGAGAGTACAAGAAGGCGGCCTACCGCTCTCGCCTCGGCGACAACCGCCTGGCCCCCTTCGAGGAGCCACCTgtcgccgccggccaccaccactGGTCCTGA